The Achromobacter deleyi genome has a window encoding:
- a CDS encoding NADH-quinone oxidoreductase subunit A, giving the protein MNLQQYFPVLLFIVVATLIGFALLTAGSLLGPRRPYAEKLSPYECGFEAFEDARMKFDVRYYLVAILFILFDLEIAFLFPWAIAQGTVGLVGFWTVMVFLAVLTVGFIYEWKKGALDWE; this is encoded by the coding sequence ATGAACCTGCAACAGTATTTTCCCGTCCTGCTGTTTATCGTAGTGGCCACCCTTATCGGGTTCGCGCTTCTAACGGCCGGCTCCCTCCTTGGCCCGCGGCGTCCTTACGCTGAGAAGCTGTCGCCGTATGAGTGCGGCTTCGAAGCTTTCGAAGACGCTCGCATGAAGTTTGACGTGCGCTACTACCTGGTGGCGATTCTGTTCATTCTTTTCGACCTGGAAATCGCGTTCCTGTTCCCGTGGGCCATTGCCCAGGGCACGGTTGGGCTCGTTGGTTTCTGGACGGTCATGGTTTTCCTAGCCGTGTTGACCGTCGGCTTCATCTACGAATGGAAAAAGGGCGCGCTTGACTGGGAATAA
- a CDS encoding porin, whose translation MKKTLLAAALLAGFAGVAQAETSVTLYGIIDTGIGYNKISGGPDAVNGSRFGMINGVQNGSRWGLRGSEDLGDGLRAVFQLESGFDSGNGKSGQNSRLFGRQATVGLASDSWGQLDFGRQTNIASKYFGSIDPFGAGFGQANIGVSMSAANTQRYDNMVMYQTPSFSGFQFGVGYSFNADDQNTAQAGFRTADNTRAITTGLRYVNGPLNIALSYDQLNASNRLPTALTDATPRMYAIGGSYDFEVVKVALAYARTTDGWFAGQGTNTGTGSLSIGTNIFADGFKANSYMVGLSAPIGGASKLFGSWQMVDPSNDRINGAETMQVFSLGYTYDLSKRTNLYAYGSYAKDYAFVEDIKSTAVGVGIRHRF comes from the coding sequence ATGAAAAAGACTCTGCTCGCTGCCGCCCTGCTCGCCGGTTTTGCCGGTGTCGCCCAGGCAGAAACGTCTGTCACCCTGTACGGTATCATCGACACGGGTATCGGCTACAACAAGATCAGCGGTGGTCCCGATGCCGTTAACGGCAGCCGTTTCGGCATGATCAACGGCGTCCAGAACGGTTCGCGCTGGGGTCTGCGTGGTTCGGAAGACCTGGGTGACGGCCTGCGCGCTGTTTTCCAACTGGAATCCGGCTTTGATTCGGGCAATGGCAAGTCTGGCCAAAACAGCCGCCTGTTCGGCCGTCAAGCCACCGTCGGTCTGGCCAGCGACAGCTGGGGCCAACTGGACTTCGGTCGCCAAACCAACATCGCGTCGAAGTACTTCGGCTCGATCGACCCGTTCGGCGCTGGCTTCGGTCAAGCTAACATCGGCGTTTCGATGAGCGCTGCCAACACGCAACGCTACGACAACATGGTCATGTATCAGACCCCGTCGTTCAGCGGCTTCCAGTTCGGCGTTGGCTACTCGTTCAATGCTGACGACCAAAACACGGCTCAAGCCGGTTTCCGCACCGCCGACAACACCCGCGCCATCACGACCGGTCTGCGCTACGTCAACGGCCCGCTGAACATCGCTCTGTCGTACGACCAGTTGAACGCTTCGAACAGGCTGCCGACGGCTCTGACCGACGCCACCCCGCGTATGTACGCCATCGGCGGTTCGTATGACTTCGAAGTCGTGAAGGTGGCTTTGGCCTACGCTCGCACGACCGACGGCTGGTTCGCTGGCCAAGGTACGAACACCGGCACGGGTAGCCTGAGCATCGGCACCAACATCTTCGCCGACGGCTTCAAGGCCAACTCGTACATGGTCGGCCTGTCCGCCCCGATCGGCGGCGCAAGCAAGCTGTTCGGTTCGTGGCAGATGGTTGACCCCAGCAACGACCGTATCAACGGTGCTGAGACGATGCAAGTCTTCTCGCTGGGCTACACCTACGACCTGTCCAAGCGCACCAACCTGTACGCTTACGGTTCGTACGCCAAGGACTACGCCTTCGTGGAAGACATCAAGTCGACCGCCGTCGGCGTCGGTATCCGCCACCGCTTCTAA
- a CDS encoding TetR/AcrR family transcriptional regulator: protein MPFSSSRADRNERLSALRRQIILDAAQRVFERDGLEKTTIRAIAKEAGCTTGAIYPWFAGKETLYGVLLDESLQRLHAHLADAASAGAAHAAARNAIRAFFGYYAERRTDFSLGMYLFQGLGPRGLGRDMDEKLNTRLRQCIDLIGLALKRTKSWEAAAIEVEQMNIFTYLMGLLLLLHTHRLKSLGQQADTLLDNYCHVLEQR from the coding sequence ATGCCCTTTTCCTCTTCCCGTGCCGACCGCAACGAACGCCTGAGCGCGCTGCGCCGGCAGATCATCCTGGACGCCGCCCAGCGCGTCTTCGAGCGCGACGGCCTTGAAAAAACCACCATCCGGGCGATCGCCAAGGAGGCCGGCTGCACCACGGGTGCCATCTATCCATGGTTCGCGGGCAAGGAAACCCTGTATGGCGTGTTGCTGGACGAATCGCTGCAGCGGCTGCATGCGCACCTGGCGGACGCGGCGTCGGCCGGCGCCGCGCACGCGGCCGCGCGCAACGCCATTCGCGCCTTCTTCGGCTATTACGCCGAACGGCGGACCGACTTCTCGCTGGGCATGTATCTGTTCCAGGGGCTGGGCCCGCGCGGACTGGGGCGGGACATGGACGAGAAGCTCAACACCCGCCTGCGGCAATGCATCGACCTCATCGGCCTGGCCTTGAAGCGGACGAAGTCCTGGGAAGCCGCCGCCATCGAGGTCGAACAGATGAATATCTTCACCTACCTGATGGGCCTCTTGCTGCTGCTGCACACCCATCGCCTGAAATCCCTGGGCCAGCAGGCCGACACGCTGCTGGACAACTATTGCCACGTCCTGGAACAACGATGA
- a CDS encoding PaaI family thioesterase produces the protein MTATVLAGQSGAPLISLADFHILLADQHPFSLLLGIDVLHIGHGTAHAVLPARDMHQRLGGIVAGPMLMGLADLAMYAAVVGATGQAHAVTASLTINFLRKSPAGAIHANARLLKVGRLSAGEVILTGEGSDDPLAHIVSTWSVPKP, from the coding sequence ATGACCGCAACCGTTCTTGCCGGCCAGTCCGGCGCGCCCCTGATCAGCCTGGCCGACTTTCACATCCTGCTGGCCGACCAGCACCCGTTCTCGCTGCTGCTGGGCATCGACGTGCTGCATATCGGCCACGGCACGGCGCACGCCGTGCTGCCCGCCCGCGACATGCACCAGCGGCTGGGCGGCATCGTCGCCGGTCCCATGCTGATGGGGCTTGCGGACCTGGCGATGTATGCGGCGGTGGTGGGAGCCACCGGACAGGCCCATGCCGTCACCGCCAGCCTGACCATCAATTTCCTGCGCAAGAGTCCGGCGGGCGCCATCCACGCCAATGCCCGTTTGCTGAAGGTCGGCCGGCTGTCCGCCGGAGAAGTCATCCTGACCGGCGAAGGCTCGGACGATCCGCTGGCCCATATCGTGAGCACGTGGTCAGTGCCCAAGCCATGA
- a CDS encoding NAD(P)-binding domain-containing protein, with protein MSLRVSIVGMGSIGTRAARRLLAAEPDIALTLYDVEAERCEGFRGSATLATSAREALAESDTILLALPREREIDRTLERFSDGKVTAPIAGKLIVDLDPPPADRALRLDRAIASAGGRYTRAPWQAAGADGAVAQLLHALRHPA; from the coding sequence ATGAGCCTGCGCGTCAGCATCGTCGGCATGGGCAGCATCGGCACGCGGGCCGCGCGCCGCCTGCTGGCGGCCGAGCCGGACATCGCGCTGACCCTCTACGACGTCGAGGCCGAGCGCTGCGAGGGCTTTCGCGGCAGCGCCACGCTGGCCACGTCGGCCCGCGAAGCCCTGGCGGAATCGGACACCATCCTGCTGGCCCTGCCCCGCGAACGCGAGATCGACCGCACCCTGGAGCGGTTCAGCGACGGCAAGGTGACCGCCCCTATCGCCGGCAAGCTGATTGTCGATCTGGATCCGCCGCCCGCCGACCGTGCGCTCCGGCTGGACCGGGCCATCGCCAGCGCCGGCGGGCGCTACACCCGCGCGCCTTGGCAGGCGGCCGGCGCCGACGGCGCCGTAGCGCAGCTATTGCATGCGTTGCGCCACCCCGCCTGA
- a CDS encoding phosphatase PAP2 family protein, which translates to MNDVYAAWAAAHAPHLFIALPLLTGAAALFFVRGYLALSATGRAALFATATCASFMLFLLLAMAVERRGTVVAFDGALANALSMSMSTSLLWLLSWFTYLGDRNLLTVLSVLMTLYLLWRGQWPLALFCAIATGMGGALNWLLKHAFERVRPEHDHGYASVAGWSFPSGHSSAAMAVYGTACYLTWRLAPPAWRMPCVAVMAALIMAIGLSRILLQVHFASDVAAGLAVSLGWLALCIAVVERLRPSGGVAQRMQ; encoded by the coding sequence ATGAACGACGTCTACGCGGCATGGGCCGCGGCCCATGCCCCGCACCTGTTTATTGCGCTGCCCCTCCTGACGGGCGCGGCAGCGCTGTTTTTCGTGCGCGGATATCTTGCGTTGTCCGCAACCGGCCGCGCCGCGCTGTTCGCCACGGCCACCTGCGCTTCCTTCATGCTCTTCCTCCTGCTGGCCATGGCGGTCGAGCGCCGGGGCACGGTGGTGGCGTTCGATGGCGCGCTGGCCAATGCGCTGAGCATGTCGATGTCCACATCGCTGCTATGGCTGCTGTCCTGGTTCACCTATCTGGGCGACCGCAATCTCCTGACGGTGCTGAGCGTGCTGATGACGCTTTACCTGCTTTGGCGCGGTCAATGGCCGCTGGCGCTGTTCTGCGCCATCGCCACCGGCATGGGCGGCGCGCTGAACTGGCTGCTCAAGCACGCTTTCGAGCGCGTGCGGCCGGAGCATGATCACGGCTACGCCAGCGTGGCGGGGTGGAGTTTTCCCAGTGGTCACTCCTCGGCCGCGATGGCCGTGTACGGCACGGCCTGCTACCTGACGTGGCGCCTGGCCCCGCCGGCCTGGCGCATGCCCTGCGTGGCCGTCATGGCCGCGCTGATCATGGCGATAGGGCTGAGCCGCATCCTGCTGCAGGTGCATTTTGCCAGCGATGTGGCGGCGGGGCTGGCGGTCAGCCTGGGATGGCTGGCGCTTTGCATCGCCGTGGTCGAGCGCCTGCGCCCCTCAGGCGGGGTGGCGCAACGCATGCAATAG
- a CDS encoding metallophosphoesterase family protein gives MTRILHISDTHFGTERKPVLEAVLDLARSLAPDLVVFSGDITQRARRGQFAAARRFIERLSLPVLAVPGNHDIPLFNVFARALNPYGNYKRALGAILEPVFENAGVLAIGVNTTRPRRRKDGEISEAQIARVAQRLRQARPGQLRIVVAHHPVRAKVESDLSNLLIGRERALAAWAQAGVDLVLGGHIHLPYVLPLTAASTPAGWIVQAGTACSHRVRGSVPNSLNVITRQEQDGAPVCHVERWDYAAGTHAFAPVDKTLVAL, from the coding sequence ATGACGCGCATCCTGCATATCTCCGATACCCATTTCGGCACCGAACGCAAGCCGGTGCTCGAGGCCGTGCTGGATCTTGCCCGCTCGCTGGCGCCGGACCTGGTCGTGTTCAGCGGGGACATCACGCAACGGGCCCGGCGCGGCCAGTTTGCCGCCGCCCGCAGATTCATCGAGCGTCTGTCGCTGCCCGTGCTGGCGGTGCCCGGCAACCATGACATTCCGCTGTTCAACGTGTTTGCACGCGCGCTGAACCCCTACGGCAACTACAAACGGGCCCTGGGCGCGATCCTCGAGCCGGTGTTCGAGAACGCCGGCGTGCTGGCCATAGGCGTGAACACCACGCGTCCCCGGCGCCGCAAGGACGGCGAGATCTCCGAGGCGCAGATCGCCCGCGTGGCCCAACGGCTGCGCCAGGCGCGGCCCGGGCAACTGCGCATCGTGGTGGCGCACCATCCCGTGCGCGCCAAGGTGGAATCGGACCTGTCCAACCTGCTGATCGGGCGCGAACGCGCGCTGGCGGCCTGGGCGCAGGCGGGAGTCGACCTGGTGCTGGGCGGTCACATACACTTGCCCTACGTGCTGCCCTTGACCGCGGCGTCGACGCCGGCCGGCTGGATCGTTCAGGCCGGCACGGCCTGCTCGCACCGGGTGCGGGGCAGCGTGCCCAATTCCTTGAACGTGATTACCCGACAAGAGCAAGACGGCGCGCCGGTGTGTCATGTCGAGCGTTGGGACTACGCTGCTGGAACGCATGCGTTTGCCCCGGTCGACAAGACTCTGGTCGCGCTGTGA
- a CDS encoding diacylglycerol/lipid kinase family protein, with amino-acid sequence MTPSQQSPATAARPLTGQEPLFIVLNTGSGRGDAQALQDTIRRILDEAGRRYELMPVDDPSRLVDVARQAVGRARDEQGVVIAAGGDGTLNAVAGTVLGQGVPFGILPQGTFNYFGRSYGISQDTEVALRGFLQGSLRPVQVGMLNGRLFLVNASLGLYPQLLEDREAYKQRFGRKRWVALWSGLVTLLREPRQLSLQLEYEGKARSLRSPTLVVGNNKLQLDHIGIPSEELDRNRLIAMAARPVGTLALYGLLLRGLLSRLGDAEHVTSFAFDRLTVHIRGRGRVKVAMDGEISWMNTPLEFKVAGESLPLVVPADSEYLDRS; translated from the coding sequence ATGACGCCATCCCAGCAGAGCCCGGCAACAGCGGCTCGCCCCCTCACGGGACAAGAACCTCTCTTCATCGTCCTCAATACCGGATCGGGGCGCGGCGATGCGCAGGCCCTGCAGGACACCATCCGCCGTATTCTTGATGAAGCCGGCAGGCGCTACGAACTGATGCCCGTGGACGATCCGTCCCGCCTGGTCGACGTGGCCCGGCAGGCGGTCGGGCGTGCGCGGGACGAGCAGGGCGTCGTCATTGCCGCGGGCGGCGACGGCACGCTCAATGCCGTGGCGGGAACGGTGCTGGGCCAAGGCGTGCCCTTCGGCATCCTGCCGCAGGGCACGTTCAACTATTTCGGCCGCAGCTACGGCATCTCCCAGGATACGGAGGTGGCGCTGCGCGGTTTCCTGCAAGGCAGCCTGCGGCCCGTGCAGGTCGGCATGCTCAACGGCAGGCTGTTCCTCGTGAATGCCAGCCTGGGCCTGTATCCGCAGCTGCTCGAAGACCGCGAAGCCTACAAGCAGAGGTTCGGCCGCAAGCGCTGGGTGGCGCTGTGGTCCGGGCTGGTCACGCTGCTGCGCGAGCCGCGCCAGCTCAGCCTGCAACTCGAATACGAGGGCAAGGCGCGCAGCCTGCGGTCTCCGACGCTGGTGGTGGGCAACAACAAGCTTCAGCTGGATCACATCGGCATACCGTCAGAGGAACTCGACCGTAACCGGCTGATCGCCATGGCGGCGCGGCCCGTCGGCACGCTGGCCCTGTATGGCCTGCTGCTGCGCGGCCTGCTCAGCCGGCTGGGCGACGCCGAGCACGTCACCAGCTTTGCCTTTGACCGGCTGACGGTGCACATCCGCGGGCGCGGGCGGGTCAAGGTGGCGATGGACGGAGAAATATCCTGGATGAACACGCCGCTCGAATTCAAGGTGGCCGGCGAATCGCTGCCGCTGGTGGTCCCGGCGGACTCTGAATATCTGGATCGCTCATGA
- a CDS encoding gamma-glutamyltransferase family protein, translating into MFTTRPEILGTFGVVTSTHWLASAAGMSLLERGGNAFDACAASAFVLQVVEPHLVGPAGEVPAVFYSARTGRVEVLCGQGTTPAAATLERYRAEGLKLIPGNGLLATVIPGAFDAWMLLLRDHGTMRVRDVLEPAIYYAEHGHALMPRISNTIAGLKDFFETHWPTTAQVYVPGGKVPEARKLFRNPALARTWTRVLKEAESVGADRERQIEAARDAFYRGFIAEEIDRYARNTDVMDESGTTHRGVITADDLAGWSASYDKPLTYDYHGYTVAKAGAWSQGPVFLQTLAILKEMDLAGVGPTSAEFVHRVTEAMKLAFADREAYYGDPAFIDVPLAHLLSDEYNAERRKLIGETASQELLPGQVPGFEAQVARVMDTLERLSKVTAPGSATNEPTLADMRASAKRGDTTHVDVIDRWGNMISATPSGGWFQSSPVIPELGFGLNTRAQMFWLEEGLPGTLAPGKRPRTTLTPSLALRDGKPYLAFGTPGGDQQEQWQLLFFLRHVHHGLNLQESIDLPMSHTMHFPTSFYPRDRKPGHLAVEASFGAEVIEALRQRGHQIEQVPEWSVGRLTAASRDPDGLLHAAATPRLMQAYAIGR; encoded by the coding sequence ATGTTTACGACTCGCCCGGAAATCCTCGGCACCTTCGGTGTCGTGACTTCCACCCATTGGCTGGCCAGCGCGGCCGGCATGTCGCTTCTGGAACGCGGAGGCAACGCATTCGACGCCTGCGCCGCCTCGGCCTTCGTGCTGCAAGTGGTTGAGCCCCACCTGGTGGGCCCGGCCGGCGAAGTGCCCGCCGTGTTCTATTCCGCGCGCACTGGCCGCGTCGAGGTGCTGTGCGGCCAGGGCACGACGCCCGCCGCCGCCACGCTGGAGCGCTATCGCGCCGAAGGGCTCAAGCTCATTCCCGGCAACGGCCTCCTGGCCACCGTGATCCCGGGCGCGTTCGACGCCTGGATGCTGCTGCTGCGCGACCATGGCACGATGCGGGTGCGCGACGTACTCGAACCCGCCATCTATTACGCCGAGCACGGCCATGCGCTGATGCCGCGCATTTCCAACACCATTGCCGGCCTGAAGGACTTTTTCGAAACGCACTGGCCCACCACCGCCCAGGTCTATGTGCCGGGCGGCAAGGTGCCGGAGGCCCGCAAGCTGTTCCGCAACCCGGCGCTGGCCCGCACCTGGACCCGCGTGCTGAAGGAAGCCGAGAGCGTTGGCGCCGACCGCGAACGCCAGATCGAGGCCGCCCGCGACGCGTTCTACCGCGGCTTCATTGCCGAAGAGATCGACCGCTACGCCCGCAACACCGACGTCATGGACGAAAGCGGCACGACCCACCGCGGCGTCATCACGGCGGACGACCTGGCCGGCTGGTCCGCCAGCTACGACAAACCGCTGACCTACGATTACCACGGCTATACCGTGGCCAAGGCCGGCGCCTGGAGCCAGGGACCGGTATTCCTGCAGACGCTGGCCATCTTGAAAGAGATGGACCTGGCGGGCGTGGGCCCCACCAGCGCCGAATTCGTCCACCGCGTCACCGAAGCGATGAAGCTGGCCTTCGCGGACCGCGAGGCCTATTACGGCGATCCCGCCTTCATCGACGTGCCGCTGGCTCACCTGCTGTCGGACGAATACAACGCAGAGCGCCGCAAGCTGATCGGCGAGACCGCGTCGCAGGAACTGCTTCCCGGCCAGGTGCCGGGCTTCGAGGCCCAGGTGGCGCGCGTCATGGACACGCTGGAGCGCCTGTCCAAGGTGACCGCGCCCGGCAGCGCCACCAACGAGCCGACGCTGGCCGACATGCGGGCCTCCGCCAAGCGCGGGGACACGACCCATGTGGACGTCATCGACCGCTGGGGCAACATGATCTCGGCCACGCCCTCGGGCGGCTGGTTCCAGTCCTCGCCGGTTATTCCGGAGCTGGGCTTCGGGCTGAACACCAGGGCCCAGATGTTCTGGCTGGAAGAGGGCTTGCCGGGCACGCTGGCCCCGGGCAAGCGCCCGCGCACCACGCTGACGCCGTCACTGGCGCTGCGCGACGGCAAGCCATACCTGGCGTTCGGCACGCCGGGCGGAGACCAGCAGGAACAATGGCAGTTGCTGTTCTTCCTGCGCCATGTGCACCACGGCCTGAACCTGCAGGAATCGATTGATCTGCCCATGTCCCACACCATGCATTTCCCTACGTCCTTCTATCCCAGGGACCGCAAGCCGGGGCATTTGGCGGTGGAGGCCAGCTTTGGCGCCGAGGTCATCGAGGCCCTGCGCCAGCGCGGGCACCAGATCGAGCAGGTGCCGGAATGGTCGGTGGGGCGCCTGACCGCAGCCTCGCGCGATCCGGACGGGCTGCTGCATGCGGCGGCCACGCCGCGCCTGATGCAGGCCTACGCCATCGGCCGCTGA
- a CDS encoding ABC transporter substrate-binding protein: MRKLCLAMAMAGMLASGLAQAQSTLRIGLQDDPDVLDPVRARTFVGRIVFASLCDKLVEITPDLKIVPQLAQSWTIGPDNKSLTFKLRTDAVFHDGTPVNAAAVKANLDRARTLPDSNRKSELATVASVDAPDAETVVLNLSEPDASLLSQLSDRAGMMISPASFDKDPGGKPVCSGPYQFKERVQNDRIVLDKFPKYWDAANYHFDRLVYTPIPDNTVRLNNLRAGDLDIIERVAPSDAKAVKDDPSLRLAPVTGLGFQSISVNLGNGARANNPLAKDKRVRQALDLAIDRDVLNQVIGEGMFQPAHQPFPPASFAFNKEFEHKGRDPKKAQALLKEAGFDRVKFEITFGNNTTMQQVFELVQAMGAEAGFDITLRPVEFASLQSSLARGDFEVGQSGWSGRVDPSGNIHQYASCKGSLNDGKFCDAGVDKLLNDARAEADIAKRRAMYDQVLTAMQDQRPIVYLFYLPWTFGVQKKLEGFVPYPDGLIRLKGVTVAKK; this comes from the coding sequence ATGCGTAAACTTTGCCTCGCCATGGCTATGGCGGGAATGCTGGCCAGCGGATTGGCGCAAGCCCAGTCCACCTTGCGTATCGGGCTGCAGGACGACCCGGATGTGCTGGACCCCGTGCGTGCCCGCACTTTTGTCGGCCGCATCGTATTCGCTTCGCTGTGCGACAAGCTGGTCGAGATCACGCCCGACCTGAAGATCGTGCCCCAGCTCGCGCAGTCCTGGACGATCGGCCCGGACAACAAGTCGCTGACCTTCAAGCTGCGCACGGACGCCGTGTTCCATGACGGCACGCCGGTCAATGCCGCCGCGGTCAAGGCCAACCTGGACCGCGCCCGCACCTTGCCCGACAGCAACCGCAAGAGCGAACTGGCCACCGTCGCCAGCGTGGATGCGCCGGATGCGGAAACCGTGGTGCTGAACCTGTCGGAGCCGGACGCCTCGCTGCTGTCCCAGCTTTCCGACCGCGCCGGCATGATGATATCGCCCGCCAGCTTCGATAAGGACCCCGGCGGCAAGCCGGTGTGCTCGGGTCCGTACCAATTCAAGGAGCGCGTGCAGAACGACCGCATCGTGCTCGACAAATTCCCCAAGTATTGGGATGCGGCCAATTACCACTTCGACCGCCTGGTCTACACGCCGATCCCCGACAACACCGTGCGCCTGAACAATCTGCGCGCGGGCGACCTGGACATCATCGAGCGCGTGGCGCCCAGCGATGCCAAGGCCGTCAAGGACGACCCCAGCCTGCGGCTGGCGCCGGTGACCGGCCTGGGCTTCCAGTCCATCTCCGTGAACCTGGGCAATGGCGCGCGCGCCAACAACCCCTTGGCCAAGGACAAGCGCGTGCGTCAGGCGCTGGACCTGGCGATCGACCGCGACGTGCTGAACCAGGTGATCGGCGAAGGCATGTTCCAACCCGCCCATCAGCCGTTCCCGCCGGCCAGCTTCGCCTTCAACAAGGAATTCGAGCATAAGGGACGCGACCCGAAGAAGGCCCAGGCCCTGCTGAAGGAAGCGGGCTTCGACCGCGTGAAGTTCGAGATCACCTTCGGCAACAACACCACCATGCAGCAGGTGTTCGAACTGGTGCAGGCCATGGGCGCCGAGGCAGGCTTTGACATTACCCTGCGTCCGGTCGAGTTCGCCTCCCTGCAGTCGTCGCTCGCCCGCGGCGACTTCGAGGTCGGCCAGAGCGGCTGGTCCGGCCGCGTCGACCCCAGCGGCAATATCCACCAGTACGCCAGCTGCAAGGGCAGCCTGAACGACGGCAAGTTCTGCGACGCCGGCGTCGACAAGCTGCTCAACGATGCCCGCGCCGAGGCCGACATCGCCAAGCGCCGCGCCATGTACGACCAGGTGCTGACCGCCATGCAGGATCAGCGTCCGATCGTCTACCTGTTCTACCTGCCGTGGACCTTTGGCGTGCAGAAGAAGCTGGAAGGCTTCGTGCCTTACCCCGACGGCCTGATCCGCCTGAAGGGCGTTACCGTGGCCAAAAAGTAG
- a CDS encoding LysR family transcriptional regulator: protein MTLKQLEAFYWAATCASFAVAAERLHLSVSSLSKRITELEEALGQPLFDRSGHKAALTDAGQRLLPQARELLAAADQIRASMAQTPGLRGRCRFGVGELTALTWLPRLIGVVRAAYPELVLEPYVDIGQVLEQRVADGELDFAVIAGRSSRTSIASSPIGQARFSWAAAPSVLGGETRMTTALLERLPLVTLPAGAGTTRIIDDWLAGREAAGERLCCNNWGAIVGLLIEGTGVGLLPSHWADALQAEGSLRVLQGEPELAALPYAFQYRRDDARPLVARLRDAVGAAVDFSAPCRLP, encoded by the coding sequence ATGACTCTCAAGCAACTCGAGGCCTTCTACTGGGCCGCCACCTGCGCAAGTTTCGCCGTGGCCGCCGAGCGCCTGCATCTGTCGGTGTCTTCGCTGTCCAAGCGCATCACCGAGCTCGAGGAAGCACTGGGCCAGCCTCTGTTCGACCGCAGCGGCCACAAGGCCGCGCTGACCGACGCGGGCCAGCGGCTCTTGCCGCAGGCCCGCGAATTGCTCGCCGCGGCCGACCAGATCCGCGCGTCCATGGCGCAAACCCCCGGGCTGCGCGGCCGCTGCCGCTTCGGCGTGGGCGAGCTGACCGCGCTGACCTGGCTGCCGCGCCTGATCGGCGTCGTGCGCGCGGCTTATCCCGAACTGGTGCTGGAACCGTATGTGGACATCGGCCAGGTGCTGGAGCAGCGCGTGGCCGACGGCGAGCTGGACTTCGCCGTGATCGCGGGGCGTTCGTCCCGCACCAGCATTGCCTCCTCGCCTATCGGCCAGGCGCGCTTCTCCTGGGCCGCGGCTCCCTCGGTGCTGGGCGGGGAAACCCGCATGACGACGGCGCTGCTGGAGCGCCTGCCGCTGGTGACCCTGCCCGCGGGGGCGGGCACCACGCGCATCATCGACGACTGGCTGGCCGGCCGTGAAGCCGCGGGCGAGCGCCTCTGCTGCAATAACTGGGGCGCCATCGTGGGCCTGCTGATCGAAGGCACCGGCGTGGGGCTGCTGCCCAGCCATTGGGCGGATGCGCTCCAGGCCGAAGGCAGCCTGCGCGTCCTGCAAGGCGAACCCGAGCTGGCGGCCTTGCCCTATGCCTTCCAATACCGCCGGGACGACGCGCGCCCGCTGGTCGCCAGGCTGCGCGACGCCGTCGGCGCGGCCGTCGATTTCTCGGCGCCGTGCCGGCTGCCTTGA
- a CDS encoding helix-turn-helix transcriptional regulator, translated as MSDSLSQPVAGVPHQPADRVLMTLKTRGPQSIAVIARTMDVTAEAVRQQMTRLHADGLVDSESHSAGRGRPTQIWFLTEAGHGRFPDTHAEMTVQMIGAVRQVFGDEGVEKLIQVRESAMLNSYHQAMLGAKSLKVRLERLVEVRCAEGYMAELRQDGADFVFIENHCPICSAAKACMGFCRSELELFRNVLGEAVRVEREEHILAGARRCAYRVSASP; from the coding sequence ATGTCTGACAGCCTGTCCCAACCCGTCGCGGGGGTGCCGCATCAGCCCGCGGACCGCGTGCTCATGACCTTGAAGACGCGCGGGCCGCAGTCCATCGCGGTCATCGCCCGGACCATGGACGTGACGGCCGAGGCGGTGCGCCAGCAGATGACGCGGCTGCACGCCGACGGGCTGGTCGACTCCGAAAGTCATAGCGCGGGCCGCGGACGGCCCACCCAGATCTGGTTCCTGACCGAGGCCGGGCATGGACGTTTTCCGGATACCCATGCCGAGATGACGGTGCAGATGATAGGCGCCGTGCGCCAGGTGTTCGGCGACGAAGGCGTCGAAAAGCTGATCCAGGTGCGCGAAAGCGCCATGCTCAACAGCTACCACCAGGCCATGCTGGGCGCCAAAAGCCTCAAGGTTCGGCTCGAACGCCTGGTGGAGGTGCGCTGCGCGGAAGGCTATATGGCCGAGTTGCGCCAGGACGGCGCCGATTTCGTCTTCATTGAAAACCACTGCCCCATCTGCTCGGCGGCGAAAGCCTGTATGGGCTTTTGCCGCAGCGAGCTGGAACTGTTCCGCAACGTGCTGGGCGAGGCGGTGCGGGTAGAGCGCGAAGAGCACATCCTGGCGGGCGCGCGCCGCTGCGCCTACCGGGTCAGCGCAAGCCCATGA